The proteins below come from a single Microbacterium sp. SLBN-154 genomic window:
- a CDS encoding MATE family efflux transporter: MTLNRDILRLAVPALGALIAEPLFLILDSAFVGHLGIAPLAALGIGAAVLQTIVGLMVFLAYSTTPAVARRFGAGDPSRAVSVGIDGMWLALGIGAILALAGYLATPFLVGLFGAGAEVAADAQIYLGISMWGLPAMLIVFAATGLLRGMQNTVTPLWIAGLGFGANAVLNWVFIYVFGWGIAGSAAGTVVAQWGMVAAYVVVIGRLARRHAASVRPQRDGVRGSALQGGWMFLRTVSLRVALLATVAVATGLGTDELAGWQVAFTIFSTAAFALDALAIAAQALIGKGLGAGDEPFVRRVLGRTVAWGAWFGVIVGGVIAAASGVIGLVFTGDPALAALVQPALLVLAVTQPVCGVVFVLDGVLIGAGDGRYLAIVGVLNLVPFVPALVLVAMIAPTGAAGLAWLAVAFFGVYMLARLVTLGRRVRGRAWLTAGA, from the coding sequence ATGACGCTGAATCGCGACATCCTGAGGCTCGCCGTCCCCGCGCTCGGCGCGCTCATCGCCGAGCCGCTCTTCCTCATCCTCGACTCGGCCTTCGTCGGCCACCTCGGGATCGCGCCGCTGGCGGCACTCGGCATCGGAGCGGCGGTCCTGCAGACGATCGTCGGGCTGATGGTGTTCCTCGCCTACTCCACCACTCCCGCCGTCGCCCGGCGGTTCGGGGCGGGCGACCCCTCGCGCGCGGTATCGGTCGGCATCGACGGCATGTGGCTGGCCCTCGGCATCGGAGCGATCCTCGCCCTTGCGGGATACCTCGCCACCCCGTTCCTCGTCGGCCTGTTCGGCGCCGGCGCCGAGGTCGCCGCCGACGCGCAGATCTACCTCGGCATCTCGATGTGGGGCCTGCCGGCCATGCTCATCGTCTTCGCCGCGACCGGCCTCCTGCGCGGCATGCAGAACACGGTGACACCCCTGTGGATCGCGGGGCTCGGATTCGGCGCCAACGCGGTGCTGAACTGGGTGTTCATCTACGTCTTCGGGTGGGGGATCGCGGGGTCGGCTGCCGGTACGGTCGTCGCCCAGTGGGGCATGGTGGCGGCCTACGTGGTGGTCATCGGCCGGCTGGCGCGCCGGCACGCGGCATCCGTCCGCCCGCAGCGCGACGGCGTGCGCGGCTCCGCTCTGCAGGGCGGATGGATGTTCCTGCGCACGGTGTCGCTGCGCGTGGCGCTGCTCGCGACCGTCGCGGTCGCGACCGGCCTCGGCACCGACGAGCTCGCCGGGTGGCAGGTGGCCTTCACGATCTTCTCCACTGCGGCCTTCGCGCTCGACGCCCTGGCCATCGCCGCGCAGGCGCTGATCGGCAAGGGCCTCGGCGCCGGCGACGAACCGTTCGTGCGCCGCGTGCTCGGCCGCACGGTGGCCTGGGGAGCGTGGTTCGGCGTCATCGTCGGCGGAGTCATCGCCGCGGCATCCGGAGTCATCGGCCTGGTGTTCACCGGCGACCCGGCGCTCGCTGCCCTCGTGCAGCCGGCCCTGCTGGTTCTCGCCGTGACCCAACCGGTCTGCGGCGTGGTGTTCGTGCTCGACGGCGTGCTGATCGGAGCGGGCGACGGAAGATACCTCGCGATCGTCGGGGTGCTGAACCTCGTGCCGTTCGTTCCCGCGCTGGTGCTCGTGGCCATGATCGCCCCGACCGGCGCCGCGGGCCTGGCGTGGCTGGCGGTGGCGTTCTTCGGCGTCTACATGCTCGCGCGTCTGGTCACGCTGGGGCGCCGGGTGCGCGGTCGGGCGTGGCTGACCGCGGGAGCGTGA